One window of the Pyrus communis chromosome 17, drPyrComm1.1, whole genome shotgun sequence genome contains the following:
- the LOC137721661 gene encoding transcription factor FAMA isoform X1, with the protein MLFFCSDDFETLQAFMPPSNFNNLDYTLDHHEEDQQMLKSRVDETNSSDNNNGMVNYLMYNHHQLQQQQQQQQQQQQISTQLAPAGFCGSTSTSFDKLSFADVMQFADFGQKLALNQTKISEEEPAIDPVYFLKFPVLNDKLDNNQDQSISLMVPQAEERFTGLGEEDKTKSMEEEQDEEARVSGSNNSVQKLHFLGEEHQNNPRGGGVQPEPAAAKNKRKRPRTTKTTQEVESQRMTHIAVERNRRKQMNEHLRVLRSLMPGSYVQRGDQASIIGGAIEFVRELEQLLQCLESQKRRRLLGEAPPRQVGDSATAAAMAVQAAEGGGGPLIFPAANLSINNPNDPIKFVDYETGLREETAENKSCFADVEVKVLGFDAMIKILSQRRPGQLIKAIAALEDLQLNILHTNITTIEQTVLYSFNVKVGSESRFTAEDIASSVQQIFSFIHANTASM; encoded by the exons ATGTTGTTTTTTTGCTCTGACGACTTTGAAACATTGCAGGCTTTTATGCCGCCCAGCAACTTCAACAACCTGGATTACACCCTAGATCAtcatgaagaagatcaacagatgCTGAAGTCTCGCGTCGACGAGACTAATTCAAGCGATAACAACAATGGAATGGTGAATTACTTGATGTACAATCATCATCAactacaacaacaacagcagcagcagcagcagcagcagcaaataAGCACGCAATTAGCTCCAGCAGGGTTTTGTGGTTCAACTAGTACTTCTTTTGACAAACTGAGCTTCGCCGATGTGATGCAGTTTGCCGATTTTGGACAAAAGTTGGCCTTAAACCAAACCAAGATTTCGGAGGAAGAGCCTGCGATTGACCCTGTTTACTTCCTCAAGTTTCCGGTGTTGAATGACAAGTTGGACAACAATCAAGACCAGTCGATCTCTCTCATGGTTCCACAAGCAGAAGAGAGATTCACAGGGTTGGGTGAAGAAGACAAGACAAAGTCAATGGAAGAAGAACAAGATGAGGAAGCTCGGGTTTCTGGTAGTAATAATTCAGTGCAGAAGCTCCACTTTCTTGGAGAAGAGCATCAAAACAACCCTAGAGGAGGAGGAGTACAACCGGAGCCGGCAGCagccaagaacaaaagaaaaagaccaCGAACTACCAAGACGACTCAAGAAGTTGAGAGCCAGCGGATGACTCATATTGCGGTTGAAAGAAACCGCAGGAAGCAAATGAATGAGCATCTTCGCGTGCTCCGTTCCCTCATGCCGGGCTCATACGTACAAAGA GGGGATCAAGCTTCTATAATTGGGGGAGCCATAGAGTTCGTGAGAGAACTGGAGCAGCTACTTCAGTGCTTGGAATCACAGAAGAGGCGAAGGCTCTTAGGAGAAGCACCTCCAAGACAAGTGGGAGATTCTGCCACGGCGGCGGCTATGGCAGTACAGGCAGCTGAAGGTGGCGGAGGACCATTAATCTTTCCAGCTGCTAATTTATCTATTAATAATCCGAATGATCCGATAAAGTTTGTGGACTATGAAACGGGGCTTCGAGAAGAAACTGCAGAGAACAAGTCGTGCTTTGCGGATGTTGAGGTGAAGGTTTTAGGGTTTGATGCGATGATCAAGATTCTATCTCAGAGGAGACCGGGGCAGCTGATTAAGGCTATCGCTGCGCTTGAGGATTTGCAGCTTAATATCCTTCACACTAACATTACCACCATTGAACAAACTGTTCTATATTCCTTTAATGTCAAG GTTGGAAGTGAGTCGAGGTTCACAGCTGAAGATATTGCAAGTTCAGTTCAGCAGATATTCAGTTTTATCCATGCAAACACCGCCAGCATGTGA
- the LOC137721661 gene encoding transcription factor FAMA isoform X2: MEKEENNYSAFMPPSNFNNLDYTLDHHEEDQQMLKSRVDETNSSDNNNGMVNYLMYNHHQLQQQQQQQQQQQQISTQLAPAGFCGSTSTSFDKLSFADVMQFADFGQKLALNQTKISEEEPAIDPVYFLKFPVLNDKLDNNQDQSISLMVPQAEERFTGLGEEDKTKSMEEEQDEEARVSGSNNSVQKLHFLGEEHQNNPRGGGVQPEPAAAKNKRKRPRTTKTTQEVESQRMTHIAVERNRRKQMNEHLRVLRSLMPGSYVQRGDQASIIGGAIEFVRELEQLLQCLESQKRRRLLGEAPPRQVGDSATAAAMAVQAAEGGGGPLIFPAANLSINNPNDPIKFVDYETGLREETAENKSCFADVEVKVLGFDAMIKILSQRRPGQLIKAIAALEDLQLNILHTNITTIEQTVLYSFNVKVGSESRFTAEDIASSVQQIFSFIHANTASM; this comes from the exons atggaGAAGGAAGAGAACAACTATTCG GCTTTTATGCCGCCCAGCAACTTCAACAACCTGGATTACACCCTAGATCAtcatgaagaagatcaacagatgCTGAAGTCTCGCGTCGACGAGACTAATTCAAGCGATAACAACAATGGAATGGTGAATTACTTGATGTACAATCATCATCAactacaacaacaacagcagcagcagcagcagcagcagcaaataAGCACGCAATTAGCTCCAGCAGGGTTTTGTGGTTCAACTAGTACTTCTTTTGACAAACTGAGCTTCGCCGATGTGATGCAGTTTGCCGATTTTGGACAAAAGTTGGCCTTAAACCAAACCAAGATTTCGGAGGAAGAGCCTGCGATTGACCCTGTTTACTTCCTCAAGTTTCCGGTGTTGAATGACAAGTTGGACAACAATCAAGACCAGTCGATCTCTCTCATGGTTCCACAAGCAGAAGAGAGATTCACAGGGTTGGGTGAAGAAGACAAGACAAAGTCAATGGAAGAAGAACAAGATGAGGAAGCTCGGGTTTCTGGTAGTAATAATTCAGTGCAGAAGCTCCACTTTCTTGGAGAAGAGCATCAAAACAACCCTAGAGGAGGAGGAGTACAACCGGAGCCGGCAGCagccaagaacaaaagaaaaagaccaCGAACTACCAAGACGACTCAAGAAGTTGAGAGCCAGCGGATGACTCATATTGCGGTTGAAAGAAACCGCAGGAAGCAAATGAATGAGCATCTTCGCGTGCTCCGTTCCCTCATGCCGGGCTCATACGTACAAAGA GGGGATCAAGCTTCTATAATTGGGGGAGCCATAGAGTTCGTGAGAGAACTGGAGCAGCTACTTCAGTGCTTGGAATCACAGAAGAGGCGAAGGCTCTTAGGAGAAGCACCTCCAAGACAAGTGGGAGATTCTGCCACGGCGGCGGCTATGGCAGTACAGGCAGCTGAAGGTGGCGGAGGACCATTAATCTTTCCAGCTGCTAATTTATCTATTAATAATCCGAATGATCCGATAAAGTTTGTGGACTATGAAACGGGGCTTCGAGAAGAAACTGCAGAGAACAAGTCGTGCTTTGCGGATGTTGAGGTGAAGGTTTTAGGGTTTGATGCGATGATCAAGATTCTATCTCAGAGGAGACCGGGGCAGCTGATTAAGGCTATCGCTGCGCTTGAGGATTTGCAGCTTAATATCCTTCACACTAACATTACCACCATTGAACAAACTGTTCTATATTCCTTTAATGTCAAG GTTGGAAGTGAGTCGAGGTTCACAGCTGAAGATATTGCAAGTTCAGTTCAGCAGATATTCAGTTTTATCCATGCAAACACCGCCAGCATGTGA